Below is a window of Mucilaginibacter ginkgonis DNA.
TGCCCATACCGAACGTGAGCTGCGTATAGTTCGCTGGCTGGATATGGTCAAGGAAGATGCTGCCGAGCTTTACCTGGTGGGCGATATTTTCGACTTCTGGTTTGAGTATAAAACGGTAGTGCCGAAGGGATACATCCGCTTCTTAGGTAAACTGGCAGAATTTGCCGACCTGGGCGTAAAGCTCACTTTTTTTAAAGGCAACCACGATATGTGGATGTTTGGCTACCTTACCGAAGAACTGGGCGCCGATATCATCAGCGATGAACTGATCATTGAACGCGGCGGCAAACGCTTTTACATTCACCACGGTGATGGCCTTGGCCCCGGCGACCGTAAGTATAAATTCCTTAAGAAGTTTTTCCGCAGTCCGGTATGCCAGTGGTTATTCGAGAGGTTGCACCCCAACCTGGGTGTAGGTATTGCCAACGCTTGGAGCAAACGCAGCCGCATCAGCAACGGCAAAAAAACCGACAGGGTAATGCATCAGCACGAATGGCTTGCAGAATACAGCCGTGATGTGCTTACTAAAGAGCATTTCGACTACCTGATCTTTGGCCACCGCCACATGGCTATGGATGTAAAGCTAAGCGACACCAGTCGCTATATCAACCTGGGCGAATGGGTGTACACCAGCAGCTACGCCGTTTTCGACGGAAAGGATGTAAAACTGCTTGCCTTTGAGCGCGACCTGGAGCTGATGGATTTTACCGCAGCATTGACGGTGGGGCATTAATCAACAATTACGGCGTTGTCATTTTGAACGAAGTGAATCCTGATAGCTATCGGGATTATTCAGCCACCGCATTACTCATAAGATCCTTCGTTACACTCGGGATAACAACTCTTATATTTTAGTATAAGCACCCCAAGAGTTTAACAATCCGCTGATTTATTATACGCCTTAAAAGCAGTACCTTTGACCTCTCCTAAATTCTCTCCAAAGGAGAGAGGATTTTGAAAGGAAGATTAGTAAAGGTTGCGTTAGCGATTGCAGCGGTTAGCCCGCATCCGTCAGCTGACGTAGAGGACTATGAGCGTAAAGCGCGGCACGACGAAGGAGTGCAACGCCCAAATACAAATACACCCCTCCCAACCCTCCCCAAGGTGGAGGGCTAAAAAAATAAAAAGCTCCCTCTCCTTCGGAGAGGGCTGGGGAGAGTAAATTAGAGTACATAGGATAACACCATGTTAGATAAATTAGAACTGATTAAAGAACGCTGGAAAACGGTTGAAGGCGAGTTGAGCAGCCCCGACGCGATGGCCGACATGAAGCGCTTTGCCCAACTGAGTAAAGAATATAAAGACCTTACACTTATTGTGAACGAGTATGATGTTTATAAGAATATTATGAGCAACATAAACTCGAGCAAGGAGATTTTGGCTACCGAGAAGGACGAGGAGTTTCGGGAGATGGCTAAGATGGAGCTGGATGAACTGCTGACCCAGCAGGAAGAGATGGAAGAAAAGATACGCCTGATGCTGATCCCCAAAGACCCCGAGGATGCCAAGCATGCCATTATCGAGATACGCGGTGGTACCGGCGGCGACGAGGCTGCTCTTTTTGCCGGCGACCTCTACCGTATGTACATGCGCTACTGCGAACGCCAGGGCCTGCGTACCGAATTGGTTGATTATACCGAAGGCACCGCAGGTGGCTATAAAGAGATTGTGTTTAATGTATTGGCAGATGACGCCTACGGCACGTTGAAATATGAGTCGGGGGTGCACCGTGTACAGCGCGTGCCTGATACCGAAACCCAGGGAAGGGTGCATACTTCGGCGGCGTCTGTAGTGGTACTGCCCGAGGTTGACGAGTTTGACATAGACCTTCAGGTGAGTGATATCCGTAAGGACCTGTTCTGCGCTTCGGGGCCGGGCGGGCAGTCGGTAAATACTACCTATTCGGCAGTTAGGCTTACGCACATCCCTACTGGTATCGTCGCCCAGTGCCAGGACCAGAAGTCGCAGCTGAAAAACTATGACAAGGCCTTACAGGTATTGCGCAGCCGTGTATACGAAATGGAATTGCAGAAACACATGGAGGAGGTTTCTAAAAAACGCAAAACCATGGTATCTACCGGCGACCGCTCTGCCAAAGTACGCACCTACAACTACCCGCAAGGGCGCGTAACAGAGCACCGCATAGGTTTAACCATATACAATTTGCCTAATGTAATGAACGGCGACTTGCAGGAAATTATGGAATCGCTGCAGTTTGCAGAGAACGCAGAAAAGCTGAAAGAGGGTACGGTAGCGTAATTTTTAAAATATTTTTGAGAATATAAGCCGAAACTCTATATTTGCATTCCCAAACGGGAGGAGTGGTAGTTCAGCTGGTTAGAATACATGCCTGTCACGCATGGGGTCGCGGGTTCGAGTCCCGTCCATTCCGCTAAGAAGCCTTTAGATGATATCTGAAGGCTTTTTTTGTTGAATGGCTTTTTACGTTTACATTATCCAGAGTCAGGTTGAAGGAAGCTTTTATAAAGGCTTTTCAGAAAATCCCGTGCAAAGACTTGCGCAGCATAACGACGGTAGTGCTACTTACACGTCAAGAAAAATTCCATGGAAACTTGTTTATGTAGAAGAGTTTCCATCAAAACAAGAGGCTTTAATTCGCGAGAAAAATTTAAAGAATGCTACCATCGAACGAATTAACGCATTGATAAATCACCCAAAAAATATCGTGGCGAGGTTAGAATAATAGGGCTTGTCATCCCCACAGTAATGTGGGGACGGGTACTCCCCACAGCCTTGTGGGGACGTCCATTCCGCTTAGAGGTCTTTAGATAATATCTGAAGGCTTTTTTTGTGCTGGTGGCATTACTGGTATGTTGAGATTTAATTCTGCCTGAATGATCGTCCTATTCCCCCCAAACCTAAACCCCTCCTGCTGGTTGTCATTGTATGAGCAGGGCATTTGTAAAAGAAGGTGAGAGCGACCAACTGAAGGATGTGGCGCCTAATATGGCTTCGCTGCAGTTTTTTCTGAAACGCGAGAATGGCTACACCATTACCGAAATGAGAACACGCTTTAGCGAGCAGTTTCAGCGCGAGGTACATGATATGAGCGACGGCCTTAGCTATGGCCTTAATGATGCCAACCAGTGGCAGGTATACCTCGACTAATTACAACTGGCAGGTGCGTTTGCGCTCTTTCTGCATCAGGGCAAGGGCAATAACTTCGCTCGCCAGGCCTATACCCGTAATAAAGCCTGCAGCACCATCGGGCAAATGATAGTGTTTATTGATGATCGGGGTAAGTGTTACCAGCATTAACCCGGTAATAAGAAATGCTAAAGCCTTTTTTGTAAATCTTTGTTTCATGATTGCTTTATTAGCAATGTTTAGATACGCCAAGGTAAGTATTGTTTCATTGACCTGTCCTAAAAAAAGTTGACACTTTTAATTGTTAATACTGAATTGAATTTACACTTTTTATTTTAGTCCTTAAAGGGGTTTACACTTGCTCTGTTATTTGTTGATGATTGGGATAATAGTTTCGCCATCGCCGCCTGAGGGGTCCGGATTCCCGGTGTGCTGCCTGTGGTGTCATCATATCTATACTGCTGTGCGGCCTTAAGTTGTTGTAAGTATTTATAGCGCTGCGTACCGCACGTGTTGCACCGCTCAGGTTTTTGTAAGCCTCATTTAACAGTTCAAGTTTAAGTATACCGTTTACACGTTCTGCAATGGCATTATCACGCGGGTTCCCGCTTTGGGTCATACTGATACCAATGCCTTCTTTGATCAAAAGTGCTGTATAGGTACCGCTGCAATATTGCGTGCCGCGATCCGAATGATGGATCAGCGGGGTGTCGGGTTGCTTTTGTGATAAGGCCATTTCAAGTGCTGTAAGGCAGCTGCCGGTAGAAAGATCATGGCTCAGACAGAAGCCAATGATCTTTCGGCTGTAAGCATCCGTGACCAGGCTCAGGTAAGCAAAGCCCTGCCCCACGCGGATGTAAGTGATATCGCTCACCCACAGCCGCCCCGGCGCTGCAGGCACCAGGCCGCCCGTCAGGTCGGGGTATTTCTTAAAGCGGTGGCAGGAAAAGGTGGTACGCGTACGGTATATTTTCCTGCGCACCAGCAAGCCGTTTTCTCTCAAAAGCTCAAAGAATGCATCCCGCCCTATGCCGGGCCGTATCAGTTCAAGCAGTTTCCTTGCACCCAGCCGCGGCTGGCGGCGACGGTGTGCCATTACTTGCTGAATGATTTCTTCTTGTTTAAAAGTCCGCATTTCTGTGGACCGGTGATGCTGGTAATAGGCTTGTGAACTGTAACCAAGCAGTCTGCATAACTCGCGCAGCCCGCGGCTGCGTTTTTGCATGCTTACTCCGACTGCCTGGTGCCAGACTTTTTTCTGATGTTGGTACCCAGCTCCTTATCTGCTATATCTATGATGTTATTCAGCAGCTCATTCTTTAGCTGCTCTGTCCGTAACATCGCTTTCAATAAAGACACATCATCGGGAAGAACTGTCTTCTTCGAACTTCTCAATGCCTTTTCGTTTAACTTGTCCTTGTTCACTATGCGGGAAATAGTTGTGGGTGATACGCCGTACTTTTTTGCTAAGGTACGCAAACTCTTACCCATGATCTCACGCTCATGTATGATACGCTCCGCTTTCCATTTGTCCATCTTGTTCCTCTACTTTTCTGTAAACTTATTTCAGGACAAGTCACATCGCGCCAAAACTTTTTGGCAAAAATTTAAAACAAACCCGGCCCCGCACAGTTGTTTACTAAAAATATTAGTATCATGAAAAGCAACGATCAGGAAGAAAAACTATTCGACGAGCAGCATACCGGCAATATCAAAGGTTCTAATATGATTAAAGACCCGCAGGACTGGAAGACCGGGGATGAACCAATGACCGGTGCACAGCACTCGTACCTGGAAACGCTGTCGGCAGAGGCGGGCGAAGAAATGGATGAGACGCTAAACAAAGCGCAGGCATCACAAAAGATCGACGAACTGCAGCACCAAACCGGCCGCGGTGTAGATGACGGCGGCGGAAAGTAGTATCATACGCTCTATAGGCAGGCGGCTTATCCCCGCTCTTTTTTCCAGGCTTTTTTCATTGTGGCATAATGGATATTTGCTTCCGCGGCTTTCCATTTCTTATAAAATATCGCCGCGGAGGCTGCCTTTTCCGTTTCGCCGGTGCCCCGTTCAAGTTGTTGGTAGTGGTTATCCTTATTGTACTTTTTGCCGCCTTTGTAGTTAGCATACCTACGTGCACGGGTGTAGCCCATTTGCAGATATTTACGGGCCATATCGGCACCTACAAAATCATCTTTTTCAAGATAGCCCTCAAATAGTATATATATCTGTTCACTGCTTTGTTTGGCAACCGCAACATCCTTAAAACGCCAATGTTGTCCAATTTCAGATTTATACGGCTCACAAATAAGCACCCCCTGCTCACCTTTGCCAACTTTATATAATTCCGGGTGCTTGCGGTAATCTATATCCGGCTTCCAGGAGTAAGCCGGCTTGTCAAAATCGAGATATGATGGCTTGTCGCTCATATGGTTAGTAGATGAAACCCGCACGGCAAGTGTTCTGTTTGCAGGAGTATACCGATGCTCTTCAAAATGGAAATACTACTTTTGGTTATGGAGATGCAGCAAAAGAAACCGCTTGAGTTAGAGCGACTGATATTTTTCAGCGACGCCATCGTCGCCATTGCCATTACCCTTTTGGCATTCAACTTAAAGCTGGATGTACCCGCAGGCAAGCCGCTCACCTTTGCCGACCTGATGCGCCCCTGGGAAACCTATCTTACTTTTGTACTCTCGTTCCTTAACATAGCCGGGTTCTGGCAAACGCATCACACCATTTTTGTATTCATCCGCAAGATAGACCGTAAGATGGTAGTGCTTAACCTGGTTTGGTTGTTCTTTATCGTGATACTGCCGTTCACCACTTCTGTAATCGGATCACACTTTGGCAGCATCCCTGCAGTGTTTCTGTATTGCAGCAACGTGTTTATGCTTTCGCTGATGCAGAAATTTATCTGGGATTACGGCAATGATGAAACCGCCGACAAAGCTTATCAGGCAGACCAAAAACTGGAACACATCGATACAATGTTTACCCTGCACCTGCTGAACGGCGTAGTGGCTATAGCCTGCTCCTTCTTTTATCCGGTAACGGCTTTTATACTGCTCTTCTTCAAAATACCGCTCTTTGTGGCAGCATCATTCTACATAGCAGGTATCCGCAGGCAACAAAAAAGGGCAGGGAAAGTGAGTTGATCCTTCAGGCTAAGCCTTATCTTTTCGCTTGCGCGATCACTTCGTTATTAAGGCGAACATACTCGTCGGTCTTGGCAGCGGCAGCAATTTTAGCACCCTCCTCGGCGGTGGCGATGGCAGCAGCTTTATCGCCTTTCCTTAATAGCACGCGGGCCTTCCACAGCTTAGGCACAAACGGTGGAAAGTTTTTGTCTTTTTCCAACTCATTTGCCCACGCCAAGGCCTTGTTCATGTCTTTGTTATTGTTATAGTAATAGATCAGCGCTTCATAGTAAGGCTTTTTGGCGGTGTTCATGGCCGAGTCTATCCTTGCCATTACTTTGGCGTCGATGTCGGTAGCCATATGGATAGTAAAGCCGCTATGATCCCACATCATTTGCAGGTTGCAGGTGGTAGGCAGCACGCTGGTAAAGGCAAGCGTCATGGTTTCTGTAAGCGCGGGCAGGTGTTCTGTCTTAACCTTGAAGCGCACATAATCATCTGCTTCTTTGTAGGAATAGGCACCCCATTGTTTAGGTTGTTTGCTCAGGATGATGGTCCACTCGCTTACGCCGGGGATGCTGAATAAGCCATACTCGCCCGCCGGCACTTCGTGACCTTCCAAAGTAACATCATCGCTGAATTTTATTACCGTAGCCGAGTTTGCACCTGTACGCCAAACCGTTCCGTATGGCTCCATCCCGCCGAATATTTTACGGCCCTTTACATTAGGGCGGGAATAGGTTAGATTAATCTTACCGAGGCCAAAATCCTGTACTACACTTTGGGTAGTACTTGGCTGGGGAGTTATTTGTGCTTGTGCATTGAAAGATATAAATGCGGCAATGGCTGCTAAAATGATAGATAGCTGTTTCATAGATAAGTGGTTTTATGCCACTAAGTTAATATTTAAGTCATCCGACAAAAACAAAAAAAGCCGGCCAGCTACCCGGGCGACTTCTTTATATAACTTAACTATTTACAGATGCCGTTCTTCCGGTGCATCTTATTCAGCCAGAATATGGTGTTTTAGCAGATCTTCACGGTCTGTTTTTGGTGCTTTGTGCTTTTTATGCAGGTAGTCCTTTGAGTGATCTTCGACATTTTCGGTAGCGGACTCGCCGCCCTTAATTTTTTTTAGTAAGGTATTTAATTGTTTGGATACCTCGCCGCGTATAGTTGCACCTCTTTTGGTCATGAACAAATATGTTGCCGCGCCTGCGGCCAGCGAACCAATTAGCATACCAATGATTAGTGAGCTATTGTCTTCCTTTTCAAATGGATTTTTCATTTAATTACTTTTATTAATTAACGTGATATAGTGCTTTTGGTTCTGCAGGGCTTTGTTTAAATTTTAAACCGCTTAACGGTCCAGACCAGCCACTTTGCTGGTTATAAAAAAGCCTGTCATCGTAAATGAACAGGCTTATCGGTGATCAGGTTATCGGCAGGTTATTTCCACCCGCCACCAAGCGAGCGGTACAGGTTTGATACGGCAGCCAGTTCGTTCCGTTTAATCGAAGCCAGTTCCAGCTCTCCTTGCAGCACATTGCTTTGGGCCGTGATCACTTCCAGGTAATTAGCCATTCCGTTTTTAAACAGCAGATTGGCATTACCGGTAGCTTTTTGTAAAGTGCTTACGCGGTTAGCGGCAATGGCTTGTTGCTCTTTAAGCTTGTTAATACTTACCAGCGCGTCTGAGACTTCGCCAACGGCGTTCAATACCGACTGGCGGAATTGTATGACCACCCGCTCACGTTCTACCTGAGCAACTTTGTACTTAGTGCTCAATTCTTTGTGGTCTAAAAGCGGCTGTATCACGCTCCCGACCACCACGCCAAACAGCGATGCGGGCACGTTAAACCAGTTACTGGCTTTAAAGGAGTTAACGCCACCTTGTGCAGAAATGCGCAATGCAGGGTACATATTCGCTTTGGTGATCCCTACGTTTGCGTTGGCGATATTAAGCTGCAGTTCCGCGCTGCGCACGTCCGGCCGGCGGCTTACGATGGCGGATGGAATGCCTGTGCTCAAACTTTCGGGCACCGTGATCTGGTCAATGGATGCACTACGGGCGATCTTGTCCGGCAATTCTCCGGCGAGTAAGCGCAATGCGTTTTCCTGTATCGCAATATTTTGTTCAAATTGCGGAACCAATTGCTTGGCTACCTGGCGTTGCGCTTCTGCTTGTTGTACAGCCAGTAAGGTTACTTGGCCGGCGTTGTATTGCAAGCGGATTATCTGCAGCGTACTGTCGTTTAACTTCACGTTCTTTTGCGCGATATCCAGTTGCGCGTCCAGCATCAGTAGATTATAGTATCCCTGCGACACATCAGCTACAATATTAGTTTGTATCAGCTTACGGGCTTCCTGTGACTGCAAGTAAGCGGCTAGAGTACTCTTCTGCTGATTTTTGATCTTTCCCCAGATGTCTGCCTCCCATGAAAGGGAAATGTTCGCCGAGTAATCTTCGATATGCTTACTTCCTAAAAATTGTGATAAACTGATGCCGTTTAAGCTGTTGTCGGAAGG
It encodes the following:
- a CDS encoding DUF3072 domain-containing protein — translated: MKSNDQEEKLFDEQHTGNIKGSNMIKDPQDWKTGDEPMTGAQHSYLETLSAEAGEEMDETLNKAQASQKIDELQHQTGRGVDDGGGK
- a CDS encoding helix-turn-helix domain-containing protein; this encodes MDKWKAERIIHEREIMGKSLRTLAKKYGVSPTTISRIVNKDKLNEKALRSSKKTVLPDDVSLLKAMLRTEQLKNELLNNIIDIADKELGTNIRKKSGTRQSE
- a CDS encoding DUF2911 domain-containing protein; amino-acid sequence: MKQLSIILAAIAAFISFNAQAQITPQPSTTQSVVQDFGLGKINLTYSRPNVKGRKIFGGMEPYGTVWRTGANSATVIKFSDDVTLEGHEVPAGEYGLFSIPGVSEWTIILSKQPKQWGAYSYKEADDYVRFKVKTEHLPALTETMTLAFTSVLPTTCNLQMMWDHSGFTIHMATDIDAKVMARIDSAMNTAKKPYYEALIYYYNNNKDMNKALAWANELEKDKNFPPFVPKLWKARVLLRKGDKAAAIATAEEGAKIAAAAKTDEYVRLNNEVIAQAKR
- a CDS encoding GIY-YIG nuclease family protein, which encodes MAFYVYIIQSQVEGSFYKGFSENPVQRLAQHNDGSATYTSRKIPWKLVYVEEFPSKQEALIREKNLKNATIERINALINHPKNIVARLE
- a CDS encoding YtxH domain-containing protein, producing the protein MKNPFEKEDNSSLIIGMLIGSLAAGAATYLFMTKRGATIRGEVSKQLNTLLKKIKGGESATENVEDHSKDYLHKKHKAPKTDREDLLKHHILAE
- a CDS encoding UDP-2,3-diacylglucosamine diphosphatase is translated as MPIRDKIYFASDFHLGNSNYHAHTERELRIVRWLDMVKEDAAELYLVGDIFDFWFEYKTVVPKGYIRFLGKLAEFADLGVKLTFFKGNHDMWMFGYLTEELGADIISDELIIERGGKRFYIHHGDGLGPGDRKYKFLKKFFRSPVCQWLFERLHPNLGVGIANAWSKRSRISNGKKTDRVMHQHEWLAEYSRDVLTKEHFDYLIFGHRHMAMDVKLSDTSRYINLGEWVYTSSYAVFDGKDVKLLAFERDLELMDFTAALTVGH
- a CDS encoding IS3 family transposase, translating into MQKRSRGLRELCRLLGYSSQAYYQHHRSTEMRTFKQEEIIQQVMAHRRRQPRLGARKLLELIRPGIGRDAFFELLRENGLLVRRKIYRTRTTFSCHRFKKYPDLTGGLVPAAPGRLWVSDITYIRVGQGFAYLSLVTDAYSRKIIGFCLSHDLSTGSCLTALEMALSQKQPDTPLIHHSDRGTQYCSGTYTALLIKEGIGISMTQSGNPRDNAIAERVNGILKLELLNEAYKNLSGATRAVRSAINTYNNLRPHSSIDMMTPQAAHRESGPLRRRWRNYYPNHQQITEQV
- a CDS encoding DUF4385 domain-containing protein; this translates as MSDKPSYLDFDKPAYSWKPDIDYRKHPELYKVGKGEQGVLICEPYKSEIGQHWRFKDVAVAKQSSEQIYILFEGYLEKDDFVGADMARKYLQMGYTRARRYANYKGGKKYNKDNHYQQLERGTGETEKAASAAIFYKKWKAAEANIHYATMKKAWKKERG
- a CDS encoding TolC family protein, which codes for MIKYLSGLALAVLLLGACSVSKDIKNPAYQSPTAFREAEPKTTADSSIADIRWRDFFTQSDLQRLIDTAIAKNYDMQVALKNIEASELLFRQVKWNYVPQVDANVTASTTRPSDNSLNGISLSQFLGSKHIEDYSANISLSWEADIWGKIKNQQKSTLAAYLQSQEARKLIQTNIVADVSQGYYNLLMLDAQLDIAQKNVKLNDSTLQIIRLQYNAGQVTLLAVQQAEAQRQVAKQLVPQFEQNIAIQENALRLLAGELPDKIARSASIDQITVPESLSTGIPSAIVSRRPDVRSAELQLNIANANVGITKANMYPALRISAQGGVNSFKASNWFNVPASLFGVVVGSVIQPLLDHKELSTKYKVAQVERERVVIQFRQSVLNAVGEVSDALVSINKLKEQQAIAANRVSTLQKATGNANLLFKNGMANYLEVITAQSNVLQGELELASIKRNELAAVSNLYRSLGGGWK
- the prfA gene encoding peptide chain release factor 1 — translated: MLDKLELIKERWKTVEGELSSPDAMADMKRFAQLSKEYKDLTLIVNEYDVYKNIMSNINSSKEILATEKDEEFREMAKMELDELLTQQEEMEEKIRLMLIPKDPEDAKHAIIEIRGGTGGDEAALFAGDLYRMYMRYCERQGLRTELVDYTEGTAGGYKEIVFNVLADDAYGTLKYESGVHRVQRVPDTETQGRVHTSAASVVVLPEVDEFDIDLQVSDIRKDLFCASGPGGQSVNTTYSAVRLTHIPTGIVAQCQDQKSQLKNYDKALQVLRSRVYEMELQKHMEEVSKKRKTMVSTGDRSAKVRTYNYPQGRVTEHRIGLTIYNLPNVMNGDLQEIMESLQFAENAEKLKEGTVA
- a CDS encoding TMEM175 family protein, producing the protein MEILLLVMEMQQKKPLELERLIFFSDAIVAIAITLLAFNLKLDVPAGKPLTFADLMRPWETYLTFVLSFLNIAGFWQTHHTIFVFIRKIDRKMVVLNLVWLFFIVILPFTTSVIGSHFGSIPAVFLYCSNVFMLSLMQKFIWDYGNDETADKAYQADQKLEHIDTMFTLHLLNGVVAIACSFFYPVTAFILLFFKIPLFVAASFYIAGIRRQQKRAGKVS